A single window of Arcobacter venerupis DNA harbors:
- a CDS encoding NUDIX domain-containing protein — translation MRSHVKSYGVVPYLVTQDNIKILLCKSVASKDKWGCLKGTKNNNESAYECAKREFVEECSIEVETALFEDYFEQINIDKDVGIWLVNANNIENIEQYFVEDTLKNNFLSWENSKVKFFSLNNLPRIKTKQVNLIKEIKDFLKNKNLHH, via the coding sequence ATGAGATCTCATGTAAAGTCGTATGGGGTAGTTCCTTATTTAGTAACACAAGATAATATAAAGATATTATTATGTAAATCAGTTGCTAGCAAAGATAAATGGGGCTGTTTAAAAGGAACAAAAAACAACAATGAATCAGCTTATGAATGCGCTAAAAGAGAGTTTGTAGAAGAGTGTTCAATTGAAGTTGAAACAGCTCTTTTTGAAGATTATTTTGAGCAAATTAATATAGATAAAGATGTTGGTATTTGGTTAGTTAATGCAAATAATATTGAAAATATAGAACAGTATTTTGTAGAAGATACTTTGAAAAACAACTTTTTATCTTGGGAAAATTCAAAGGTTAAATTCTTTTCTTTGAATAATTTACCAAGAATTAAAACTAAACAAGTTAATTTAATAAAAGAGATTAAGGATTTTTTGAAAAATAAGAATCTACACCATTAG
- a CDS encoding N-acetylmuramoyl-L-alanine amidase family protein — translation MDYLKAVMEKDEQSKIDALEKIIAAGEKLGKNVTPDKKKLEILSKRLENSTKEETTSSSNNKLFSINSVYTTNNTIVIDYNVDIDSNYIKFFELNQSNLFRDVYDVTGYFKDAIPTKLKINGVDKITLGQFKSDVLRIVLSNNKNLSTSYKISKRQIIISIDSLEKKQVETPKIKEEEIKPKFEPVNVDTQNSIRSIDSNDNKIIVKFNKNYSKKDINQISNKNGNKYEYTFDVAGKYKYTAPTKLSIDNIDRIIVTDNKDSVRIKISNDTNPKITYSLSSRELSIDISAKATDNKSNDKKEPEINTIPEALPAVVAKQVTSIKRNKTIVLDAGHGGDDVGAVGPNKRYEKVINLNVTKYLAAILKQRGYTVYLTRSKDVFIKVVERTVLANEKNADLFMSIHTNAVPKEKANEVDGIETFFLSPAREERAKRVAALENKSDIREMSSSSKDVFLESLNRPRITASHKFAIDVQAGILQSARSKYKDIQDSGVREGPFWVLVGAQMPSILVELGYISHPVEGKRLYDKNYQQLLANGIANGVDSYFSKNP, via the coding sequence ATGGATTATCTAAAAGCAGTTATGGAAAAAGATGAGCAATCAAAAATTGATGCTCTAGAAAAAATAATTGCAGCTGGTGAAAAACTAGGTAAAAATGTCACTCCTGATAAAAAAAAATTAGAAATTTTATCAAAAAGACTTGAGAACTCAACTAAAGAAGAAACTACTTCATCATCTAATAATAAACTTTTCTCAATAAATTCTGTTTATACTACAAATAACACTATAGTTATAGATTATAATGTTGACATTGATTCTAATTATATAAAGTTTTTTGAATTAAATCAAAGTAATTTATTTAGAGATGTTTATGATGTAACTGGATATTTTAAAGATGCCATACCAACTAAACTGAAGATTAATGGTGTTGATAAAATTACATTAGGCCAATTTAAATCAGATGTACTAAGAATAGTACTTTCAAATAATAAAAATCTATCTACTTCATATAAAATAAGTAAAAGACAAATTATTATTTCAATTGATAGTTTAGAAAAAAAGCAAGTAGAAACGCCAAAAATAAAAGAAGAAGAGATTAAACCTAAATTTGAACCTGTTAATGTTGATACACAAAATTCTATTCGTTCAATAGATTCTAATGATAATAAAATTATTGTTAAATTTAATAAAAACTATTCAAAAAAAGATATAAATCAAATTTCAAATAAAAATGGTAATAAATATGAATACACTTTTGATGTAGCTGGTAAATATAAATACACAGCTCCAACAAAATTAAGTATAGATAATATTGATAGAATTATTGTTACAGATAATAAAGATAGTGTCAGAATTAAAATTTCAAATGATACTAATCCAAAAATAACATATTCTCTTTCATCAAGGGAATTAAGTATAGATATTAGTGCAAAGGCTACTGATAATAAGTCAAATGATAAAAAAGAACCTGAAATAAATACTATTCCAGAGGCTCTACCTGCAGTTGTTGCAAAACAAGTTACATCAATTAAAAGAAATAAAACTATTGTTCTTGATGCAGGACATGGAGGGGATGATGTTGGGGCAGTAGGACCCAATAAAAGATATGAAAAAGTTATAAATCTTAATGTTACGAAATATTTAGCAGCAATTTTAAAACAAAGAGGATATACAGTTTATCTTACAAGAAGTAAAGATGTATTTATAAAAGTAGTGGAAAGAACTGTTTTAGCTAATGAAAAAAATGCTGACTTATTTATGTCTATACACACGAATGCTGTACCTAAAGAAAAAGCGAATGAAGTTGATGGAATAGAAACATTTTTCTTAAGCCCAGCAAGAGAAGAAAGAGCTAAAAGAGTAGCAGCATTAGAAAATAAATCTGATATTAGAGAGATGAGTTCATCTTCAAAAGATGTATTTTTAGAGTCATTAAATCGCCCAAGAATCACAGCATCACATAAATTTGCAATTGATGTTCAAGCAGGAATATTACAATCAGCTAGAAGTAAATATAAAGATATACAAGATTCAGGTGTAAGAGAAGGTCCATTTTGGGTACTTGTAGGTGCTCAAATGCCTTCTATTTTAGTTGAGTTAGGATATATCTCACATCCAGTTGAAGGGAAAAGATTGTATGATAAGAATTACCAACAACTATTAGCAAATGGAATTGCTAATGGTGTAGATTCTTATTTTTCAAAAAATCCTTAA